One region of Aeromicrobium sp. Sec7.5 genomic DNA includes:
- a CDS encoding glycoside hydrolase family 6 protein: MLRVGRRSLVAGCVVTLVLVVAVVTLTRGSPQDDNPFVGRDLFVWTGSAAAEAAAEATGEDAEALRGLADTPTAVWLTPEAHGPGDVGAFVEQLVSAADDRAVVLVVYGITDRDCVGEESAGGLEPALYGAWIRAIAGALSGTVAIVLEPDALATVEECADPDERYLLLRDAAAELRDDATVYVDAGHANWIDPEVMAERLRRAGVEQTRGFSVNVANFQADADELAYAERIREDLSDAHYVVDSGRNGAGSTDDWCNPPGRALGVPPAVVDDESALDARLWIKPPGESDGRCNGGPEAGEFWVERALELAGR; encoded by the coding sequence GTGCTGCGCGTCGGCCGCAGGTCACTCGTGGCGGGCTGCGTCGTCACGCTCGTGCTGGTGGTCGCGGTGGTGACGCTCACGCGCGGATCCCCGCAGGACGACAACCCCTTCGTGGGACGTGATCTGTTCGTCTGGACCGGTTCGGCCGCCGCCGAGGCGGCGGCCGAGGCGACGGGGGAGGACGCCGAGGCATTGCGTGGCCTGGCCGACACACCCACGGCCGTCTGGCTCACGCCGGAGGCGCACGGTCCGGGCGACGTCGGCGCCTTCGTCGAGCAGCTGGTGTCGGCGGCCGACGACCGCGCCGTCGTGCTGGTCGTCTACGGCATCACCGACCGCGACTGCGTGGGCGAGGAGTCCGCCGGTGGTCTCGAGCCAGCTCTCTACGGGGCCTGGATCCGTGCGATCGCTGGTGCGCTCTCGGGCACGGTGGCGATCGTCCTCGAGCCCGACGCCCTCGCCACCGTCGAGGAGTGCGCCGACCCGGACGAGCGCTACCTGTTGCTGCGTGACGCCGCGGCCGAGCTCCGTGACGACGCGACGGTCTACGTCGACGCCGGGCACGCGAACTGGATCGACCCGGAGGTCATGGCCGAGCGGCTCCGACGCGCCGGGGTGGAGCAGACGCGCGGCTTCAGCGTCAACGTGGCGAACTTCCAGGCCGACGCCGACGAGCTGGCGTACGCCGAGCGGATCCGCGAGGACCTGTCCGACGCGCACTACGTCGTCGACTCGGGGCGGAACGGCGCCGGGTCGACCGACGACTGGTGCAACCCACCCGGTCGGGCGCTCGGCGTGCCGCCCGCCGTGGTCGATGACGAGTCGGCGCTCGATGCCCGGCTCTGGATCAAGCCGCCGGGGGAGAGCGACGGCCGGTGCAACGGCGGACCGGAGGCCGGGGAGTTCTGGGTCGAGCGGGCCCTCGAGCTGGCGGGACGGTAA